A part of Olleya sp. Bg11-27 genomic DNA contains:
- a CDS encoding rubredoxin, whose protein sequence is MSKQLNRLIIKGGVLSPGELKYICQSVENLGLKTISFGSRQDILLPKKVNREELTQFDKLIIVEDDQIGVENIVSSYVCADIFPSTSWLTGDRYLYLLEQFRSKTKLKINLTDPKQRLVPLFTGNVNFIASEHEDYWYLYVRLPDWEKTEMYPALIYSWDLDKIETAIENCLQEEPETIETIFELVSDAVDTNNRTVDKPLEVPFYPFPYFEGMNKIGADKYWLGLYWRNNKYDISFLKEMCELCSENKIGKISITPWKSFIVKGIPRESKLIWEKFLGKRGINVRHSMLELNWHIPVANKEALNLKKYLVSNFDQNDISTYGLTFGITDYNKSSNYFTSIVVEKNKQPEMIGTFQTRDTYNLSYAKNFDPNTRAYIMHVQDVDKVELPGLLMELSQLYFDQLGNEREEEKIAETQKVTTKLEVYQCQDCLTIYDEAFGDITQDIPPKTVFKSLLETYECSLCEGSKANFEKIILEK, encoded by the coding sequence ATGAGCAAACAACTAAATAGATTAATTATAAAAGGGGGTGTTTTGTCTCCCGGAGAGTTAAAATACATTTGTCAATCTGTAGAAAATTTAGGGTTAAAAACGATTTCTTTTGGATCTAGACAAGATATTTTATTACCAAAAAAAGTAAATAGGGAAGAGTTGACCCAATTTGATAAACTTATAATTGTTGAGGATGATCAAATAGGCGTCGAGAATATTGTGTCCTCTTATGTTTGTGCAGATATTTTTCCGAGTACCTCATGGTTAACCGGTGATCGCTATTTATATCTTTTAGAACAGTTTCGGTCTAAAACCAAATTAAAGATTAATCTAACAGATCCAAAGCAACGTTTAGTGCCATTATTTACAGGGAATGTGAATTTTATAGCGTCAGAACATGAAGACTATTGGTATTTGTATGTGAGGCTTCCGGATTGGGAAAAAACAGAAATGTATCCTGCGTTGATTTATAGTTGGGATTTAGATAAGATTGAAACAGCAATTGAAAATTGTCTTCAAGAAGAACCTGAAACTATCGAAACTATTTTTGAATTGGTTAGTGATGCTGTAGATACTAATAATAGAACAGTCGATAAGCCATTAGAGGTCCCATTTTATCCATTCCCTTATTTTGAAGGCATGAATAAAATTGGTGCAGATAAATATTGGTTGGGGTTATATTGGCGTAATAACAAATACGATATTTCTTTTTTGAAGGAAATGTGCGAATTATGTTCGGAAAATAAGATTGGTAAAATATCGATAACACCTTGGAAGTCTTTTATTGTAAAAGGAATCCCTAGAGAGTCTAAATTAATTTGGGAAAAATTTTTAGGCAAAAGAGGTATTAACGTAAGGCATTCTATGTTGGAGCTGAATTGGCATATTCCTGTTGCAAATAAAGAGGCTCTAAATCTTAAAAAGTATTTAGTGTCTAATTTTGATCAAAACGATATCAGCACGTATGGTTTGACCTTCGGAATTACAGATTACAATAAATCTTCAAATTATTTTACCTCTATTGTTGTTGAAAAGAATAAACAACCAGAAATGATTGGAACTTTTCAAACTAGAGATACATATAATTTATCCTATGCAAAAAACTTTGATCCAAACACTAGAGCGTATATTATGCATGTTCAAGACGTGGATAAAGTAGAACTACCTGGCTTGTTAATGGAATTGAGTCAGTTATATTTTGATCAATTAGGAAATGAAAGAGAGGAAGAGAAAATCGCAGAAACACAAAAAGTAACAACTAAACTAGAAGTGTATCAATGTCAGGATTGTTTGACTATTTACGATGAAGCTTTTGGAGATATTACTCAAGATATTCCTCCAAAAACAGTTTTTAAATCACTTCTGGAAACTTATGAGTGCTCTCTTTGTGAGGGATCTAAAGCTAATTTTGAAAAGATAATATTAGAGAAATAA
- the moaA gene encoding GTP 3',8-cyclase MoaA, giving the protein MTNTSTHSKPILQDSFGRDHAYLRISLIERCNLRCTYCMPADGIKLSPKSHLMTSDEIYEIAKTFVKNGVTKIRLTGGEPLIRKDIPVILEKLATLPVTLSITSNAVIIDKHIVNLKKHKVNKINISLDSLDRARFKEITLRDQFEKVYKNILLLVKEKFEVKVNVVLMKGFNDDEIIDFINLTKDLPISIRFIEFMPFDGNKWDIKKMVSYKEIMERVSASFNNKDIIRLQDASNDTTKNYKIAGYQGAFGIISSVTNPFCDSCNRLRLTANGKLKNCLFSASESDLLTTLRKGQSIEPVIKKAVEAKFKVRGGMDTLKKLQEPKLHNKNRSMITIGG; this is encoded by the coding sequence ATGACTAATACCTCAACACATTCAAAACCCATACTACAGGATAGTTTTGGCAGAGATCACGCCTATTTACGCATTTCGCTTATCGAACGTTGTAATTTACGTTGCACCTATTGCATGCCTGCCGATGGTATTAAATTATCACCAAAAAGTCATTTAATGACTAGTGATGAAATCTATGAAATTGCTAAAACATTTGTAAAAAATGGGGTTACAAAAATAAGACTTACAGGTGGTGAACCGTTAATCAGAAAAGACATTCCTGTTATTTTAGAAAAATTAGCTACACTTCCTGTCACACTTTCCATAACCTCAAATGCGGTAATTATTGATAAACACATCGTTAATTTAAAAAAACATAAGGTTAACAAAATCAATATCAGCTTAGACTCGCTAGACCGCGCAAGATTTAAAGAAATCACCCTTAGAGATCAGTTTGAAAAAGTTTATAAAAATATACTGCTTTTAGTAAAAGAAAAGTTTGAAGTTAAAGTGAATGTTGTTTTAATGAAAGGTTTTAATGATGACGAAATTATAGACTTTATAAACCTTACCAAGGACTTACCTATTTCTATCCGTTTTATAGAATTTATGCCCTTTGATGGCAACAAATGGGACATCAAAAAAATGGTGTCTTACAAAGAAATTATGGAACGTGTGAGTGCATCCTTTAACAACAAAGACATCATCCGTTTACAAGATGCTTCAAATGACACCACTAAAAACTACAAAATAGCAGGTTATCAAGGTGCTTTTGGAATCATTAGTTCTGTTACCAATCCATTTTGTGATTCGTGTAACAGATTACGCTTAACTGCAAATGGAAAATTAAAAAATTGCCTATTCTCTGCTTCAGAATCGGATTTATTAACCACATTACGTAAAGGTCAATCTATAGAACCCGTGATTAAAAAAGCTGTAGAAGCCAAATTTAAAGTACGTGGCGGAATGGATACCTTAAAAAAACTACAAGAACCAAAATTACACAACAAAAACAGAAGCATGATTACTATTGGAGGATAA
- a CDS encoding nitrate reductase, translating into MVKNEVKTTCSYCGVGCGIIVKKDNNNTVFVEGDKDHPVNKGMLCSKGMNLHYVANDTSDRILYPEMRWSRSHPRERVSWDTALDRAASVFKSIIKKHGPDAVAFYVSGQSLTEEYYIANKLTKGFLGTNNIDTNSRLCMSSAVVGYKKTFGEDSVPIAYADIELADCFLITGANPAWCHPILFRRIEKHKEDHPNVKIIVIDPRKTDSAKFADLHLQLTPGTDVVLQNAIARCLYKSGLIDSDFIKKHTEGFEDYKKIIFGTTLKTASKFCGVPVKEIQQAAKIIGTSKGFISMWAMGLNQSVIGTDKNTSLLNLSLITGQVGKPGAGPFSLTGQPNAMGGREVGGMANLLAVHKDLQNEEHRREVAQFWGVEKISPKPGLTATEMFDALESGQLKAVWIACTNPLVSMPNSHRIEKAMAKSKFVVVQEISHKSDTLQYADLVLPAAAWLEKEGTMTNSERRISYLPKAIEAPGEARPDVEIFCDFAQRMRFRGFNYNGAEEIYDEYAAMTKGTNIDVSFLNYDRLKNEGTFQWPVNKYRHPGTPRLFEDKKFYTPSQKAIFNCPSTIQNKSVKIDEEFPLILTTGRVRDQWHTMTKTGKVSRLKTHYPKPVLEINTVDAYLNSIRDGGIAEINSSNGVVRVRAKITDDIKKGVVFLPMHWGKVLQSNLNRANNLTQTRVDPISKEPDFKYTSVSVSKYRKPKEKIIIAGAGAAAFRFLQNYRDYNEVDEIHVFSKESNLFYNRVLLPEYITEELSWEQLLKIKNKELNKLDIKIHSETIIEKIDKEAKIVIDSNGETHAFDKLILATGSRPFIPKDVQIDLPGRFTMRNKTDADRFKAYLDNTGLPPEEQHVVIVGGGLLGLELAAAMKHKNVKITIVQRASRLMERQLDKISSKLLSLDVQKRGIQIYFDNEVSTVFDEEDTGELTINLKSGKYITANAIVYAIGTRPNIEIAKNNGIVCGRGVKVNQHLQSSHPDIFAIGEIAEFNNKLFGITSAAEEQAGILANFIAGDISEAYKGSVLMNILKFNDLNLCSIGEISVPENDPSYEEIIFTDISKGYYKKCIVKNDLLIGAVLVGDKNEFAEFKTLIESKIEMSDKRNTLLRGASKDSPILGKLVCSCSQIGEGNIEEAIAKGCTDFTELCNITGAGLGCGSCKTEVREILNNAKVGA; encoded by the coding sequence ATGGTTAAAAATGAAGTTAAAACAACTTGTTCTTATTGTGGAGTGGGGTGTGGGATTATCGTAAAAAAAGACAATAACAACACTGTTTTTGTTGAAGGAGATAAAGACCATCCTGTTAACAAAGGGATGTTATGTTCTAAAGGTATGAATTTGCATTATGTTGCTAATGATACTTCAGACCGAATTTTGTATCCAGAAATGCGTTGGAGTCGTTCGCATCCTAGAGAACGTGTCAGTTGGGATACTGCATTAGATAGAGCTGCTAGTGTCTTTAAATCCATCATAAAAAAACATGGTCCAGATGCTGTTGCTTTTTATGTGTCAGGGCAAAGCTTAACGGAGGAGTATTATATCGCTAATAAACTTACTAAAGGGTTTTTAGGAACAAATAATATTGATACTAATTCACGTTTATGTATGAGTTCTGCGGTGGTGGGTTACAAAAAGACCTTTGGAGAAGATAGTGTGCCCATTGCTTATGCGGATATAGAATTGGCCGATTGTTTTTTAATTACAGGTGCAAATCCTGCTTGGTGTCATCCTATTTTATTTAGACGTATTGAAAAACACAAAGAAGACCATCCAAATGTGAAAATCATCGTTATAGATCCTCGTAAAACAGATTCTGCAAAATTTGCAGATTTGCACTTACAATTAACGCCAGGTACAGATGTTGTATTGCAAAATGCTATTGCAAGATGTCTGTATAAAAGTGGTTTGATAGATTCTGATTTTATAAAAAAACATACGGAAGGTTTTGAAGATTATAAGAAAATCATTTTTGGAACAACATTAAAAACGGCTTCAAAATTTTGTGGCGTTCCTGTAAAGGAAATCCAACAAGCAGCAAAAATAATAGGAACTTCTAAAGGTTTTATTAGCATGTGGGCCATGGGGCTAAACCAAAGTGTTATCGGAACGGATAAAAATACATCACTTTTAAATTTATCATTAATTACGGGGCAAGTAGGTAAGCCAGGGGCTGGCCCTTTTTCATTAACTGGGCAGCCAAACGCAATGGGAGGACGCGAAGTTGGTGGAATGGCTAATTTACTTGCAGTGCATAAGGACTTGCAAAACGAAGAACACCGACGGGAAGTCGCTCAGTTTTGGGGCGTTGAGAAAATATCACCCAAACCTGGATTAACAGCTACAGAGATGTTTGATGCTTTAGAAAGTGGACAACTAAAAGCGGTTTGGATTGCCTGTACTAATCCATTAGTTAGTATGCCAAATTCACATAGAATAGAAAAGGCAATGGCTAAATCTAAGTTTGTAGTGGTTCAAGAGATTTCTCATAAATCAGATACATTACAATATGCCGATTTGGTGTTGCCGGCAGCAGCGTGGTTGGAGAAAGAAGGGACGATGACTAATTCTGAACGGCGCATTTCTTATTTACCAAAAGCAATTGAAGCCCCTGGTGAAGCAAGACCTGATGTAGAGATATTTTGTGATTTCGCGCAAAGAATGAGGTTTAGAGGGTTTAATTATAATGGTGCTGAAGAAATTTATGACGAGTATGCAGCAATGACAAAAGGGACAAATATTGATGTGTCCTTCTTAAATTACGATCGTTTAAAAAATGAAGGGACCTTCCAGTGGCCAGTAAACAAATACCGTCATCCAGGAACACCGCGTCTTTTTGAAGATAAAAAATTCTATACGCCTTCTCAAAAAGCAATTTTTAATTGCCCGTCAACAATTCAAAATAAATCAGTTAAGATTGATGAAGAGTTTCCGTTGATTTTAACGACAGGGCGAGTCAGAGATCAATGGCATACCATGACTAAAACGGGTAAGGTGTCTAGATTAAAAACGCATTATCCTAAACCAGTATTAGAAATAAATACTGTAGATGCGTATTTAAATAGTATTAGAGACGGAGGGATTGCAGAAATAAATAGTAGTAATGGTGTGGTTAGAGTCCGTGCTAAAATTACAGATGACATTAAAAAAGGGGTCGTTTTTCTACCAATGCATTGGGGAAAAGTATTGCAAAGTAATTTAAATAGAGCCAATAACTTAACGCAGACTCGTGTCGATCCGATTTCTAAAGAGCCTGATTTTAAGTATACTTCAGTTTCAGTTTCAAAATATAGAAAACCTAAAGAGAAAATTATAATTGCTGGAGCAGGGGCTGCTGCATTTCGTTTTTTACAGAATTATAGAGATTATAATGAAGTGGATGAAATTCATGTGTTTTCTAAAGAATCTAACCTATTCTATAATCGAGTATTATTACCAGAATATATTACTGAAGAATTATCTTGGGAGCAATTACTGAAGATTAAGAATAAAGAATTAAATAAGCTGGATATTAAAATTCATTCTGAAACAATCATAGAAAAGATTGATAAAGAGGCTAAGATTGTAATAGATTCAAATGGGGAAACACATGCTTTTGATAAACTAATTTTAGCCACAGGAAGTCGACCGTTTATCCCAAAAGATGTACAGATAGATTTACCGGGCAGATTTACAATGCGGAATAAAACTGATGCCGACCGTTTTAAAGCCTATTTAGATAATACAGGTTTGCCTCCAGAAGAGCAGCATGTTGTAATTGTTGGTGGAGGTTTATTGGGCTTAGAATTGGCTGCTGCTATGAAACATAAAAATGTAAAAATTACAATCGTGCAACGTGCCTCTCGATTAATGGAGCGTCAGTTGGATAAGATTTCTAGCAAACTCTTGTCTTTAGATGTGCAAAAAAGAGGGATTCAAATTTATTTTGATAATGAAGTCAGTACTGTGTTTGATGAAGAAGATACGGGCGAGTTAACCATTAACTTAAAAAGTGGAAAATACATTACAGCTAATGCTATTGTTTATGCTATTGGTACACGACCAAATATTGAGATTGCTAAAAATAACGGGATTGTTTGTGGACGTGGTGTAAAAGTAAATCAGCATTTGCAATCGTCGCATCCAGATATTTTTGCTATTGGCGAAATAGCAGAATTTAATAATAAGCTATTTGGTATCACATCTGCAGCAGAAGAACAAGCAGGTATTTTGGCTAACTTTATTGCGGGTGATATTAGTGAAGCCTATAAAGGTTCTGTATTAATGAATATTCTAAAATTTAACGATTTAAACTTATGTAGTATTGGTGAGATTTCAGTGCCAGAAAATGACCCAAGTTATGAAGAGATTATTTTTACAGATATTTCTAAGGGATACTATAAGAAATGTATTGTGAAAAATGACTTGTTAATTGGTGCTGTTTTAGTTGGGGATAAAAATGAGTTTGCGGAGTTTAAAACCTTAATTGAAAGTAAAATTGAAATGTCTGATAAACGGAATACATTGTTAAGAGGTGCTTCTAAAGATAGTCCTATTTTAGGTAAACTGGTATGTTCATGTAGTCAGATAGGTGAAGGTAATATTGAAGAAGCGATAGCTAAAGGGTGTACCGATTTTACAGAATTATGTAACATAACAGGAGCAGGGTTGGGGTGTGGAAGTTGTAAAACAGAAGTGAGAGAGATTTTGAATAATGCAAAAGTAGGAGCATGA
- a CDS encoding alginate export family protein, giving the protein MKKQYLILMLLLACFQFGKAQFTLDGEFRPRAEYRKGFGSVIAEDADAGFGISTRTRLNAGFKTETYDFYLSFQDVMVWGENSQLLPYDQNNSFSIFQAWADIKLGDGFSTKIGRQVLSYDDQRILGGLDWAQQGRNHDAALVKYVKDGFKLDLALAFNQDYSNPTGFVSEGTSYDTTGFFSYKTMQMLHLSKTWGKFSGSLLAMNNGFQEYEEDEETANGVSNLQTFGTHLNYGIGKFGATVNAYLQTGQQQGEVSVKGAYLLSVDVMHKTLEKVSFGVGLEMISGNDADVGETAAFFPLYGTNHKFNGFMDYFYVGNHANSVGLVDVHVSANLALNESSSLMVKALNFSGEQGLASGEKALGTEIDLVYKKKFNGYALVLGYSQLFANDGMYELKGVTERVAASTQNWAWAMLVLKPKFLGGTK; this is encoded by the coding sequence ATGAAAAAGCAATACTTAATTTTGATGCTATTATTAGCTTGTTTTCAATTTGGGAAGGCGCAATTTACTTTAGATGGCGAATTTAGACCACGTGCCGAATATAGAAAGGGATTTGGAAGTGTAATTGCAGAGGATGCTGATGCGGGTTTTGGTATTTCGACAAGAACAAGGTTAAACGCCGGTTTTAAAACAGAGACTTACGACTTCTATCTAAGTTTTCAAGATGTTATGGTTTGGGGAGAGAATAGTCAACTTTTACCTTACGACCAAAATAATTCGTTTTCTATTTTCCAGGCTTGGGCAGATATTAAACTTGGTGATGGCTTTTCTACTAAAATAGGACGTCAAGTATTATCTTATGATGATCAGCGTATTTTGGGTGGTTTGGATTGGGCACAGCAGGGACGGAATCATGATGCGGCTTTAGTTAAGTATGTAAAGGATGGTTTTAAGTTAGATTTAGCTTTGGCTTTTAATCAAGATTATAGTAATCCTACAGGTTTTGTATCTGAAGGCACTTCTTATGATACTACCGGTTTTTTCTCTTATAAAACAATGCAAATGTTACATTTAAGTAAGACTTGGGGTAAGTTTTCGGGAAGTCTGTTAGCTATGAATAATGGTTTTCAAGAGTATGAAGAAGATGAAGAAACAGCAAATGGCGTTAGTAATTTGCAAACTTTTGGGACGCACTTAAACTATGGTATCGGTAAGTTTGGAGCGACGGTAAATGCATATTTACAAACAGGGCAACAACAAGGAGAAGTGTCTGTAAAAGGAGCTTATTTATTGAGTGTGGATGTCATGCATAAGACTTTAGAGAAGGTAAGTTTTGGTGTAGGTCTAGAAATGATAAGTGGTAATGATGCTGATGTAGGCGAGACAGCTGCATTTTTTCCATTGTACGGAACAAATCATAAGTTTAATGGATTTATGGATTACTTCTATGTTGGTAATCATGCTAACTCTGTGGGGTTAGTAGATGTTCATGTTAGTGCTAATTTGGCTTTAAATGAATCGTCAAGTTTGATGGTTAAAGCATTAAATTTTAGCGGAGAACAGGGGTTGGCAAGTGGAGAAAAAGCGTTGGGGACAGAAATAGATTTAGTCTATAAAAAGAAATTTAACGGTTATGCTTTGGTGCTTGGGTATTCTCAACTATTTGCAAACGATGGAATGTATGAGTTAAAAGGTGTTACTGAGCGTGTCGCAGCAAGTACACAAAACTGGGCTTGGGCAATGCTGGTTCTTAAACCTAAATTTTTAGGAGGTACAAAATAG
- a CDS encoding response regulator transcription factor, whose product MSVSKIILVDDHVFVRDGIKALLEGQADFQVINEACNGIEALEVMEQELPDIMIVDIRMPEMNGIELVKEITAKYKSVKTMMLSMHESEEYVVQAIEVGADGYLLKGASKDEFLKALHAIAAGEKYFSGDISSIIINNFVKGKQGVKDGKKSATAKGSFGLTKRQKQILSLVLQLKNNKEIAKELDISRRTTEVHRFNLMKKLEVKNIKELSEKAIEYNLI is encoded by the coding sequence ATGAGTGTTTCCAAAATTATTTTAGTAGACGACCATGTCTTTGTAAGAGATGGTATTAAAGCGCTTTTAGAAGGGCAAGCTGATTTTCAGGTTATCAATGAAGCCTGTAATGGCATTGAAGCTTTAGAGGTGATGGAACAAGAGTTGCCGGATATAATGATAGTAGATATACGTATGCCAGAAATGAATGGCATAGAGCTAGTGAAAGAGATTACTGCGAAGTATAAAAGCGTAAAAACGATGATGTTATCTATGCATGAGTCAGAAGAGTATGTGGTTCAGGCTATTGAGGTTGGTGCAGATGGTTATTTATTGAAAGGCGCAAGTAAAGACGAGTTTTTAAAGGCTTTACACGCTATCGCTGCTGGAGAAAAATATTTTTCAGGAGATATTTCGTCTATTATAATTAATAATTTTGTAAAAGGAAAACAGGGTGTTAAAGACGGAAAGAAAAGCGCAACAGCTAAAGGCTCATTCGGTTTGACTAAGCGACAAAAGCAAATTCTCAGTTTGGTGTTGCAGCTTAAAAATAATAAGGAAATAGCTAAAGAGTTGGATATTAGTAGAAGAACAACTGAGGTGCACAGATTTAATCTAATGAAAAAATTAGAAGTTAAAAACATAAAAGAACTCTCAGAAAAAGCTATTGAGTATAATCTTATATAA
- a CDS encoding MFS transporter has translation MKSSKATTLSLFNFKNISTRTFWITSISFFLCFFAWFGIVPFMPDVVKDLGLTPDQKWNSIILAVSGTIFARLLIGKLCDKYGPRLCYTWLLMLGAIPVVLCGLVQTPTQFLVCRLFIGFIGASFVITQVHTSLMFAPNIVGTANATSAGWGNLGGGANRLGMPLIAGAVVAFGVADGDAWRYAMVIAGVVCFLMGLVYFFFTTDTPEGNFKALKASGDMVVTKKDQIGFLEVLKDYRVWILFVIYAASFGIELTVYGTMDDYLQNTFQLERVTAGNIVLSFALMNIFARTLGGFFGDKFGKLKGLRGRVLFLSFILTLQGVMLIFFSSATSLIFGIVLLILFSLSVQMAEGATFSVVPFINKKAIGSVSGIVGAGGNVGAFLAAMLLKSKSAVAEKAAIAANQGLSEEAVKAAQSVASSGAVSSGYFLIGFVVLVTGVTALAIKFSTEEEQEEALSFSPVNMEKLMS, from the coding sequence ATGAAATCTTCAAAAGCAACAACGCTAAGTCTATTTAATTTTAAAAATATATCTACTCGTACGTTTTGGATTACATCAATATCTTTTTTTCTATGCTTTTTTGCTTGGTTTGGTATTGTTCCTTTTATGCCTGACGTTGTTAAAGATTTAGGGTTAACTCCAGATCAAAAATGGAACTCTATTATTTTGGCAGTTTCAGGGACTATCTTTGCACGTTTACTTATTGGTAAATTATGTGATAAATATGGCCCCAGATTATGTTATACTTGGTTGCTAATGTTGGGGGCAATTCCAGTTGTGCTTTGCGGTTTAGTGCAAACTCCAACACAATTTTTAGTTTGTAGATTATTTATTGGTTTTATAGGGGCTTCATTTGTGATTACGCAAGTGCATACCTCTTTAATGTTTGCTCCAAATATTGTGGGAACTGCTAACGCAACTTCTGCTGGTTGGGGTAACTTGGGTGGTGGTGCTAATAGATTAGGGATGCCATTAATAGCAGGAGCAGTGGTTGCTTTTGGTGTTGCGGATGGGGACGCTTGGAGATATGCAATGGTAATTGCAGGTGTGGTTTGTTTTTTAATGGGATTGGTTTATTTTTTCTTTACAACAGATACTCCAGAAGGGAATTTTAAAGCTTTAAAAGCTTCAGGTGATATGGTGGTGACTAAGAAAGATCAAATAGGTTTTTTAGAGGTTTTAAAGGATTATCGTGTTTGGATTCTATTTGTAATATATGCAGCTAGTTTTGGTATAGAATTAACCGTTTATGGTACGATGGATGATTATCTTCAAAATACCTTTCAATTAGAAAGAGTAACAGCAGGAAATATTGTCTTATCATTTGCATTAATGAATATTTTTGCTAGAACTCTAGGTGGCTTTTTTGGAGACAAATTTGGTAAATTAAAAGGTTTAAGAGGTCGTGTTTTGTTTTTGTCTTTCATCTTAACCTTACAAGGTGTAATGTTAATATTTTTCTCCAGTGCTACAAGTTTAATTTTCGGAATCGTCTTATTAATTTTATTTAGTTTAAGTGTTCAAATGGCAGAAGGTGCAACCTTTTCTGTCGTGCCTTTTATTAATAAAAAAGCAATAGGATCTGTTTCTGGTATTGTTGGAGCAGGTGGTAATGTTGGTGCTTTTTTAGCAGCAATGCTATTAAAATCTAAATCTGCTGTAGCAGAAAAAGCAGCAATTGCAGCAAATCAAGGTTTAAGTGAAGAAGCTGTTAAAGCGGCACAATCCGTAGCGTCTTCGGGAGCAGTGTCTAGTGGTTATTTTTTAATCGGTTTTGTTGTTCTTGTGACTGGTGTTACTGCACTAGCTATAAAGTTTTCTACAGAAGAAGAACAAGAAGAAGCATTGAGTTTTAGTCCCGTAAATATGGAAAAATTAATGTCTTAG